Proteins encoded together in one Telopea speciosissima isolate NSW1024214 ecotype Mountain lineage chromosome 6, Tspe_v1, whole genome shotgun sequence window:
- the LOC122663870 gene encoding rRNA 2'-O-methyltransferase fibrillarin 2-like, which produces MRPPRGRGGGGFRGRSDGGRGRGRGFGGRGGDGGGRGRGGGGRGGGRGGGRGRGGRGGGMKGGNRVVVEPHRHQGVFIAKGKEDALVTKNMVPGEAVYNEKRISVQNEDGTKVEYRIWNPFRSKLAAAILGGVDNIWIVPGARVLYLGAASGTTVSHVSDIVGPTGVVYAVEFSHRSGRDLVNMAKKRTNVIPIIEDARHPAKYRMLVGMVDVVFSDVAQPDQARILSLNASYFLKNGGHFIISIKANCIDSTVPAEAVFAQEVKKLQENQFKPSEQVTLEPFERDHACVVGGYRMPKKQKVVS; this is translated from the exons ATGAGACCGCCAAGGG GCCGAGGTGGGGGTGGATTCAGAGGACGAAGTGATGGAGGAcggggaagaggaagaggattCGGGGGAAGAGGTGGAGACGGCGGTGGTAGAGGCCGTGGCGGCGGCGGCCGCGGTGGTGGCCGTGGTGGTGGAAGGGGCCGTGGTGGTCGCGGTGGTGGAATGAAAGGGGGAAATAGGGTAGTTGTCGAGCCCCACAGACACCAAGGAGTGTTTATTGCTAAGGGGAAAGAAGATGCTCTCGTCACTAAAAACATGGTTCCCGGGGAGGCAGTCTACAATGAGAAGAGGATTTCCGTGCAG AACGAAGATGGAACGAAAGTTGAATATAGGATTTGGAACCCCTTCCGCTCGAAGCTGGCAGCTGCCATTCTTGGTGGTGTTGATAATATCTGGATT GTTCCTGGAGCTCGTGTTCTCTACCTTGGAGCTGCTTCAGGGACAACAGTTTCTCATGTGTCTGACATCGTCGGACCT ACAGGGGTGGTCTATGCGGTGGAATTTTCTCATAGAAGTGGGAGGGACTTAGTTAACATGGCTAAGAAGCGCACAAATGTTATACCCATCATTGAAGATGCTAGACATCCTGCAAAGTACCGTATGTTGGTAGGCATGGTGGATGTTGTATTCTCTGATGTTGCTCAACCTGATCAG GCAAGGATTTTATCTCTGAATGCTTCGTATTTCCTGAAAAATGGAGGACATTTTATTATATCGATTAAG GCAAACTGCATAGATTCTACTGTTCCTGCTGAAGCGGTGTTTGCTCAAGAAGTGAAGAAATTGCAGGAGAATCAGTTCAAACCATCCGAACAGGTTACACTTGAGCCATTCGAGCGAGATCATGCTTGTGTGGTTGGTGGATACAGGATGCCTAAGAAACAGAAAGTTGTGTCGTAG